The stretch of DNA CGGTCCACACGCCCTCTTCACGGAAGACCGCGAGGGCGAAGTCGACGCCATCCACCTGATCGGACATGTCATCCAGAGTGACAGAGGTCGGACCCGGGGCCAACCCCCTTTCGGCTGCGTTCACCAGGCTCTCGCCGACGGGTGGGATTCACGTAGGGTTCGGCCATGGCCATGCAGACCCTCGTGGTTGACCACCCGCTCGTCGCCCACAAGCTCACGCACCTGCGCGACCAGCGCACCGACTCCCCGACGTTCCGCTCGCTGGCCGACGAGCTGGTCACGCTGCTCGCCTACGAGGCCACCCGCGAGGTCCGGGTCTCACCGGTCTCGATCCAGACGCCGGTCGGCCCGACCGAGGGCGTCGAGCTGGCCAGCCCGCGGCCCCTCGTCGTACCGATCCTGCGGGCGGGTCTCGGCATGCTCGACGGGATGATGCGCCTGCTCCCCACCGCCGAGGTCGGCTTCCTGGGGATGGTGCGCAACGAGGAGACGCTGCAGGCCACGACGTACGCCGAGCGGCTCCCCGCGGACCTGTCCGGCCGGCAGTGCTACGTCCTCGACCCGATGCTCGCCACCGGCGGGACCCTCGCCGCGGCCATCGACTTCCTGGTCCAGCGCGGCGCTGACCACATCACCTGCGTCTGCCTGCTGGTGGCGCCGGAGGGCGTGGCCCGGCTCGAGGAGGCCACCTCCCACATCCAGGTGCCGATCCAGGTGGTCACGGCGGCGATGGACGAGCGGCTCAACGAGAAGGGCTACATCGTCCCGGGGCTCGGCGACGCCGGGGACCGGCTCTACGGCATCGCCGGCTGAGCCGGCGGGGCGTCCGCCGGGCCGATCGGCCTTGTAACGCGGTGTCCGACGCTGTTCTGCGGTGCTGCAACACCGCAGCAGTGGGCCGGACACCGCGTTACAAGGATCCGAGGCGCGGCTAGGCGGCACGCCGACGCCCCTGGATCCGGTACGGCGCCAGGTCACCGATGTCGGTGCCGAAGCGCCGGCAGGTGTCGCGGTGCTCACGGTCGAGCCGTGCCAGCGCGGCAACCCGAGCCGCGCCCCAGTGGTCGCTCCAGACCACGCGCGACATGCCGAGCTTGAAGCCGGTCACGAAGTCCTGCCGCCCCTTCTCCTCCCAGAGCACGTCCTGGCCGGGGCGCGTCGCGACACCGCCCTGGGCGGCGGATCGGTACTTGATCCGGCCGTCGGACTCGATGATGTGCCGGTGCAGGCGCAGGTCGCACCAGACCTCGCGACGCCCGTCGGTCAGGCCGAACTGCGTCTCCGGCGGCCCATGACCGAGCTCGATCACCAGCATCCGGGTCAGCGTCTCCCCGACGGACTCCGAGCCCTCGTCGGCCAGCTCGAGCTCGGCGCGCGCGGTGCGGATCCGCGGCCAGCACGGCATCGACTCCAACGCAGCCTCCAGCTCCGCGAGAGGCACCCCCGACCGCAGCGCCGAGTCGAAGGCGACGACACCGTAGGGATGACCGTGCTCGCGGGCGATGTCGGCGGCCGTGCGGGCGGCGCGCAGGCACCGCACGCCGTCGATCTCGACGACGTCCTCGGCGGCGTACGGCGCCAGGTGGTGCTTGACGCCATGCTCGTGGCGCGAACCGTGGACGGTCGGCCGGGTCACGTGGGTGAGGCAGGGGCTCGGCAGCAGGAGACCGAGGCCCAGGACGAGACCCGCTGACTCGTGACTGCGCACGTGCTCGCGCTCGATCCGCAGGCACGCGGCATCATCGAACAGACGCTGCTTGGCACCACGCTCGACGGTCGTGGCGACAAGTGCCTGCTCGGCGTAGACGCCGCGACGTACGGCGACCCATCGGCCGGACCGCACCGCGGCATCGATCTCCCGCGTCGTGATGCCGGCAGCCGTGGCCTGGGCCCGGGTGACGAGGCCGCGCTGGGCCCGCATGTGGCCGATGACGGTGGCGTTCATGGCAGCCACCGTCCGCCGTTCGACGCCGCGGCGCAGCGTCCGCCGCGGCAGCTGTGGACGACCCGCGCTCGAAGGGCAGCTGTGGAGGGAATCCGACCGCCGGGGACGGGCCCTTGTAACGCGATGTCCGGTCCGCCGGGGACGGGCCCTTGTAACGCGGTGTCCGGTCCACCACTGCGGTGTCGCAACGCCGCAGAAGTTCACCGGACACCGCGTTACAGCGGCACAGCTCCCGGCGCCACAGCTCCCGGCGGCACAGCCCCCAGCGGCAGCTCCGCCAGCACCTCGTACCGAGGCCGGCCGCGCGGTCCGTCGCCGAGATGCGATTGCACGAGCGTGACCGACGAAGCCGTCCAGGTCGGGCCGCTATAGGCATCGAGCAGCCGCACCCAATTGCTGACCTCCCGGGGCACCCCCAGGCGAGCGACGGTCAGGTGGGGCCGGAAGCGGGCGCCGTCGACCGCGATGCCGCTCTTCGCCGCCGCCGCGCGAGCGCCGCTCGCCGACCGCTCCAGCTCGGTCGCCGCAGCCTCCGAGCCGAGGGACAGCCCCGCCCAGATCACCTTGGCACGGCCGGCGTCGGGAAAGGCTCCGCCGCCGGCGATCGCCACCTCGAAGGGCGTACGCCGGGCGGCCGCGCGGGCCAGCCGCTCGAGCAGCTCGTCGAGCCGCCACGGCGCCACCTCGGCCAGGAAGGCGAGGGTCACGTGCAGCTGCTCGCGCTGTGCCCAGCGGAAGTCGGCGGCGGCGCGGCGTACGTCCAGGAAGGCGTCGAGGTCCTCGACGGCCTCCTGCGGCGGGAAGAGCGCGGCGAACAGCCTCATCAGACCTGGGTGCCGAGCAGCGTCCCGATCAGGTAGGTGACGCCCATCGCGAACGCGCCGCCGAGGACGTTGCGGATCATCGCGCGCCGGACGTTGGCGAAGCCGAGCCGGGCGCTGGTGAAGCCGGTGACGGCGAGGGCCACGAGGACGGCGCCGACGGTCACGTAGAAGCGCTCCGGCGAGGGCAGCAGGATGGTGAGCAGCGGGAGCAGGGCGCCGACGGTGAACGCGACCATCGAGGCGAACGCCGCCGACCACGGGTTGGTGACGTCGTCCAGGTCGATGCCGAACTCGAGGTAGGAGTGCACGCGCAGGGC from Nocardioides sp. BP30 encodes:
- the upp gene encoding uracil phosphoribosyltransferase, yielding MQTLVVDHPLVAHKLTHLRDQRTDSPTFRSLADELVTLLAYEATREVRVSPVSIQTPVGPTEGVELASPRPLVVPILRAGLGMLDGMMRLLPTAEVGFLGMVRNEETLQATTYAERLPADLSGRQCYVLDPMLATGGTLAAAIDFLVQRGADHITCVCLLVAPEGVARLEEATSHIQVPIQVVTAAMDERLNEKGYIVPGLGDAGDRLYGIAG
- a CDS encoding type IV toxin-antitoxin system AbiEi family antitoxin domain-containing protein — its product is MNATVIGHMRAQRGLVTRAQATAAGITTREIDAAVRSGRWVAVRRGVYAEQALVATTVERGAKQRLFDDAACLRIEREHVRSHESAGLVLGLGLLLPSPCLTHVTRPTVHGSRHEHGVKHHLAPYAAEDVVEIDGVRCLRAARTAADIAREHGHPYGVVAFDSALRSGVPLAELEAALESMPCWPRIRTARAELELADEGSESVGETLTRMLVIELGHGPPETQFGLTDGRREVWCDLRLHRHIIESDGRIKYRSAAQGGVATRPGQDVLWEEKGRQDFVTGFKLGMSRVVWSDHWGAARVAALARLDREHRDTCRRFGTDIGDLAPYRIQGRRRAA
- the thpR gene encoding RNA 2',3'-cyclic phosphodiesterase, with the protein product MRLFAALFPPQEAVEDLDAFLDVRRAAADFRWAQREQLHVTLAFLAEVAPWRLDELLERLARAAARRTPFEVAIAGGGAFPDAGRAKVIWAGLSLGSEAAATELERSASGARAAAAKSGIAVDGARFRPHLTVARLGVPREVSNWVRLLDAYSGPTWTASSVTLVQSHLGDGPRGRPRYEVLAELPLGAVPPGAVAPGAVPL